In Neisseriaceae bacterium CLB008, one genomic interval encodes:
- a CDS encoding FecCD family ABC transporter permease codes for MNDNATAYTAQHQAILTQHAQSLRRRRGLLALLMVLLVLAVGLDLMTGPAGLSWQEILTGLRGQGDARLNVIMWQVRVPTAILAVLVGAALSLAGAEMQTILGNPLASPFTLGVSSAAAFGAALAIILGVTLPFVPLSMAVPINAFIMAFGAVMLIQLFAASQRGPAALVLFGIALVFGFNALVAIVQFLAPADSLQQLVFWTMGSLNRANVSAITALFLTLAIVVPFAFRAANALTLLSLGQERAQSLGIHIERLRFGCLLRASLLAAVAVSFTGTIGFIGLVGPHIAKMLLGEDHHYFLPGALLSGALLMSLASIASKTLLPGILLPIGIVASLIGLPCFIILLLLRKVD; via the coding sequence ATGAACGATAACGCCACTGCCTACACCGCGCAACATCAGGCCATTCTGACCCAACACGCACAGTCTTTGCGTCGGCGTCGGGGCCTGTTGGCCCTGCTGATGGTCTTACTCGTGTTGGCCGTTGGCCTAGATTTGATGACGGGGCCTGCCGGCCTTTCGTGGCAAGAGATCTTAACCGGGCTACGGGGCCAAGGCGATGCGCGGCTGAACGTCATCATGTGGCAGGTGCGGGTACCCACCGCTATTTTAGCCGTTTTAGTGGGCGCGGCTTTAAGCCTTGCCGGGGCTGAAATGCAAACCATTTTAGGCAATCCGCTGGCCAGCCCCTTCACCTTAGGCGTGTCCTCTGCGGCGGCTTTTGGCGCTGCCTTGGCCATTATTTTAGGCGTGACGCTGCCCTTTGTGCCGCTGAGTATGGCGGTGCCGATCAATGCCTTCATTATGGCCTTTGGCGCGGTGATGTTGATCCAGCTCTTTGCCGCCAGCCAGCGCGGGCCAGCGGCACTGGTCTTATTTGGCATTGCCTTGGTGTTTGGCTTTAATGCTTTGGTGGCTATTGTTCAGTTTCTGGCCCCAGCCGACTCCTTACAGCAGCTGGTTTTTTGGACCATGGGCAGCCTGAACCGAGCCAATGTTAGCGCCATTACGGCGCTGTTCCTGACCTTAGCGATCGTGGTGCCTTTTGCGTTTCGCGCGGCCAATGCCTTAACGCTGTTATCGCTAGGCCAAGAACGGGCACAAAGCCTAGGCATTCATATAGAACGCCTACGCTTTGGCTGCCTACTGCGGGCCAGCCTATTGGCGGCCGTCGCGGTTTCGTTTACCGGCACCATTGGCTTCATTGGCCTGGTGGGGCCGCACATCGCCAAAATGCTGCTGGGCGAAGACCATCATTATTTCTTACCTGGCGCCTTATTGTCGGGTGCCTTATTGATGTCTCTGGCCAGCATTGCGTCCAAAACCCTTTTGCCCGGCATTTTGCTGCCCATCGGCATTGTGGCCTCATTGATTGGCCTGCCCTGTTTCATTATTTTGCTCCTGCTCAGAAAGGTTGATTGA
- a CDS encoding ABC transporter substrate-binding protein — MPFTPTFKRFSQATLMIMLWTGLAACQPQTATETTQNHAPTAASQPQEAAVTVTDMLDRTVTLAAPAKHIVLSEGRHIMTLGLLDQNPLSLVAAWGNDLKRYSPAAFDALVAKFPEASKMPEVGGTSDGTFSMEATIAAKPDLVIFTLYGPPPEGLDKLDSAGIPYVFVDFFREPIKNTVPSMRMLGQLLNREAEAEAFIAYYEQHVNSMTERVQSSNHTPTVFFHLNPDGQDCCFSNGKGNMSDFIAAAGGHNIGLDKIPGAFGKLNLEYILDRNPDFYLAGGGSSVTLNGLHIGPNVAPAEAKQTLDNILQGAGIRELKAVQKGQASGIWLFFFDTPLWFVGSEALAQMLHPDLFPANQADATMTELNQNFMAFPLQGTFWMNATKNER, encoded by the coding sequence ATGCCCTTCACGCCTACTTTTAAACGCTTTAGCCAAGCCACGCTGATGATCATGCTGTGGACAGGCTTGGCCGCCTGCCAGCCGCAAACGGCGACCGAGACCACCCAAAACCATGCGCCAACAGCAGCCAGCCAGCCTCAAGAGGCAGCCGTCACGGTGACCGACATGCTTGATCGCACCGTCACCCTAGCCGCCCCGGCCAAACACATTGTGCTGTCGGAAGGCCGCCACATCATGACCTTAGGCCTACTCGACCAAAACCCCCTATCTTTAGTCGCGGCATGGGGCAATGATTTAAAGCGCTACTCACCCGCCGCTTTTGACGCCCTCGTGGCGAAGTTTCCAGAGGCCAGCAAAATGCCTGAAGTCGGCGGTACTTCCGACGGCACTTTTTCGATGGAAGCCACCATTGCCGCTAAGCCCGATCTGGTGATTTTCACTTTATATGGGCCTCCGCCAGAAGGTCTAGATAAGCTAGACAGTGCCGGTATTCCTTATGTGTTCGTGGATTTTTTCCGTGAACCAATTAAGAACACCGTGCCCAGCATGCGTATGCTGGGACAGCTACTGAATCGCGAAGCCGAAGCCGAAGCGTTTATTGCCTACTACGAACAGCACGTAAACAGCATGACCGAGCGGGTTCAATCCAGCAACCACACCCCAACGGTTTTCTTTCACTTAAATCCCGATGGGCAAGACTGCTGCTTCTCCAACGGCAAGGGCAATATGAGCGATTTTATTGCGGCAGCGGGTGGCCACAATATTGGCCTAGATAAAATTCCAGGCGCTTTTGGCAAATTGAATTTGGAATACATTCTTGACCGTAACCCTGATTTTTATTTAGCCGGCGGCGGCTCAAGCGTGACCTTAAATGGCCTACACATTGGCCCCAATGTGGCGCCAGCAGAAGCCAAGCAAACGCTAGACAACATCTTGCAAGGCGCGGGCATTCGTGAGTTAAAAGCCGTCCAAAAAGGACAGGCCAGCGGCATTTGGTTATTTTTCTTCGACACGCCTTTATGGTTTGTGGGCAGTGAAGCTTTGGCACAGATGCTGCATCCCGACTTATTTCCTGCCAATCAGGCTGACGCCACCATGACGGAATTAAACCAAAACTTTATGGCCTTCCCCTTACAAGGCACTTTCTGGATGAACGCAACTAAAAATGAACGATAA
- a CDS encoding TonB-dependent siderophore receptor yields MKHSAMACALALIAMPSAHAQASADEAELEAVVVSGQRSQPTGPINGYVGYQSSTASKTGASILATPQSVNLIGAKELTDRNAQSISQAIGYTPGVFVSTSPVSTRHDFFSIRGFNGTNSGTALDGLRSTTAQSYDRLQPYGMERIEVLSGPSGALYGSGSPGGLVNMISKRPTQVAQHEIGFQYGSHRRLQTQVDLSGPLNEDKTMLYRLVGVARNADAQVPHVPDDTRYIAPSLTWQPDDRTALTLLASASRDRFGPPRPFLPIQGSLLPNPNGDIPRHQYLDGKGLDNHLDQSNIGYQLDHELNERWGIHSSARFSHKDLLTQTFSGMGLEDDMRTVSRAAYEFRIKSNVFSMDNHVKGKWATDSLKGTAVMGLAYRHTDEDYYLNYGQASSIDLYHPDHGGDFSAPVAFAKTRQKAHEIGVYTAHTVTLNNQWVLDVSARQDWVSTDTDNLMKHSDTRQRDRAFTYRTGLTYQTEFGLAPYLGYTTSFSPVLGTNFYGDAYQPTKGKQWEAGLKYAPVDMDALFTIAAYHLRQSNVLTSDPDNRLNSLQTGEVTSQGLELSAKANLTPAFNVLASYAYNDLENTQTNNAADLGHRPTGKPKHTATLWGDYTVQQGPWVGFGLGAGVRYVGTTYADAQNTLKVPHYTLVDAALHYDFSHLSQKLKGLNLALNINNLFNKHHYTTCSSTSCDEGYDRSVMATLNYRW; encoded by the coding sequence ATGAAACACTCCGCCATGGCTTGTGCCCTAGCCTTAATCGCCATGCCGTCTGCCCATGCGCAAGCATCAGCCGATGAGGCGGAGCTAGAAGCCGTCGTGGTCAGCGGCCAACGCAGCCAGCCCACGGGCCCAATTAATGGCTACGTGGGCTATCAAAGCAGTACGGCCAGCAAAACAGGGGCGTCCATTTTGGCCACGCCTCAATCGGTCAACCTTATTGGCGCTAAAGAGTTAACCGATCGCAATGCACAGTCCATCAGCCAAGCCATTGGCTATACCCCAGGCGTGTTCGTCAGCACTTCTCCTGTCTCTACCCGCCATGATTTTTTTAGCATTCGCGGCTTTAACGGCACCAATAGCGGCACGGCGCTGGACGGCTTACGCTCGACGACGGCCCAATCATACGATCGCTTACAACCCTATGGTATGGAACGCATAGAGGTATTAAGTGGACCGAGCGGTGCCCTATATGGGTCTGGCTCACCCGGCGGCCTAGTCAATATGATCAGTAAGCGCCCGACTCAGGTTGCCCAGCATGAAATCGGCTTTCAATACGGCAGCCATCGACGCCTCCAAACCCAGGTTGACCTGTCCGGCCCGCTGAATGAAGACAAAACCATGCTGTATCGGCTTGTCGGCGTCGCCCGTAATGCCGATGCTCAAGTCCCGCACGTGCCAGACGACACGCGCTACATTGCGCCTTCGCTGACTTGGCAACCCGATGACCGCACCGCTTTGACGCTGCTCGCCTCTGCCAGCCGCGATCGTTTTGGCCCGCCACGGCCCTTTTTACCGATCCAGGGGAGTTTATTGCCCAACCCCAATGGCGACATTCCGCGCCACCAATACCTAGACGGCAAAGGCTTGGACAATCACCTTGACCAAAGCAATATTGGCTACCAGCTTGACCATGAGCTCAATGAACGCTGGGGCATCCATTCTTCCGCTCGCTTCTCTCACAAAGATTTGCTGACCCAAACCTTCTCCGGCATGGGTTTGGAAGATGACATGCGTACCGTTAGTCGCGCCGCTTATGAGTTTCGCATCAAAAGCAACGTGTTTTCTATGGACAATCATGTTAAAGGCAAATGGGCGACAGACAGCCTAAAAGGCACGGCTGTCATGGGCTTGGCCTATCGCCATACCGATGAGGACTATTATTTAAATTATGGTCAGGCCAGCAGCATTGATCTGTATCACCCCGATCATGGTGGCGATTTTTCAGCGCCGGTGGCGTTTGCCAAAACGCGCCAAAAAGCCCATGAAATCGGTGTGTATACGGCCCATACGGTGACGCTAAACAATCAATGGGTTTTAGATGTGTCTGCCCGCCAAGACTGGGTGTCTACCGATACCGACAACCTCATGAAACACAGCGACACGCGCCAACGCGACAGGGCGTTTACCTACCGTACTGGCTTAACCTATCAGACTGAATTTGGCCTGGCGCCCTATCTGGGCTACACCACGTCGTTTAGTCCGGTTTTGGGCACCAATTTCTATGGTGATGCTTATCAGCCTACCAAGGGTAAGCAATGGGAGGCCGGCCTTAAATATGCACCGGTCGACATGGATGCGCTCTTCACCATCGCGGCCTATCACCTACGCCAAAGCAATGTCTTAACCAGCGACCCAGACAACCGCCTCAATTCGCTGCAAACGGGTGAAGTGACGTCTCAAGGCTTAGAGCTGTCGGCCAAAGCCAATTTAACGCCAGCATTCAATGTATTGGCCAGCTACGCTTATAACGATTTAGAGAACACTCAAACCAATAACGCCGCGGATTTAGGCCATCGCCCTACGGGCAAACCGAAGCACACCGCCACCCTCTGGGGTGACTACACGGTTCAGCAAGGGCCTTGGGTCGGCTTTGGCCTAGGCGCTGGCGTACGCTATGTGGGCACTACTTATGCCGATGCGCAAAACACCTTAAAAGTACCCCACTACACCTTGGTCGACGCGGCGCTGCACTATGATTTTAGCCATTTAAGCCAAAAACTTAAGGGGTTAAACCTTGCGCTCAACATCAATAATCTATTTAACAAACACCATTACACCACTTGCTCAAGCACATCTTGTGATGAAGGCTATGACCGTTCGGTTATGGCCACGCTTAACTACCGTTGGTAA
- a CDS encoding helix-turn-helix transcriptional regulator: MLNTPDPLNAPQSQAWRLEKNTHRYRRLVPIKKGWQGYADQYGLDNGLTIGRGCFEHQGAHSEDPTPFTCHVGLHIVLEAGYTLHSTGLAQPIDIAQAQVWRRQGDLGSVSDVFGHGTGKTKVVKLDFSPDLIARWHEDFDVPSWLLTDQQQEGLSELHHLGQHKVLMASAAQLLHQRADTLADRLALEGMALTLCATLCRLPEQSVQAGRNKVDDAIDWIRQHYQSDLTINILARAVGLNECYLKKQFKETTGLTIGQYVRDLRMQQAMDMLLHQGRSLKETAYYVGYRDARHFAKVFTETFGLRPNEVVDA, from the coding sequence ATGCTGAACACACCGGATCCTCTAAACGCGCCTCAAAGTCAGGCCTGGCGCCTGGAAAAAAATACCCACCGCTATCGCCGCCTCGTGCCCATCAAAAAAGGCTGGCAAGGCTATGCCGATCAATATGGCTTAGACAACGGCTTAACGATCGGCCGTGGCTGTTTTGAACATCAAGGTGCGCACAGTGAAGACCCCACCCCGTTTACCTGCCACGTGGGCTTACACATTGTGTTGGAGGCCGGCTATACCTTACACAGCACCGGCTTAGCGCAGCCCATAGACATCGCTCAGGCGCAGGTGTGGCGTCGCCAAGGAGATTTGGGCAGCGTAAGCGATGTGTTTGGCCACGGCACGGGCAAGACGAAAGTGGTCAAATTAGACTTTTCGCCCGACCTGATCGCCCGCTGGCATGAAGATTTTGACGTGCCGAGTTGGCTGCTGACCGATCAGCAACAAGAAGGCTTGAGCGAGCTGCATCATCTAGGCCAGCATAAAGTTTTAATGGCGAGTGCCGCTCAGCTGCTCCATCAACGCGCCGATACCTTGGCCGATCGTTTGGCTCTAGAAGGCATGGCGCTGACCCTGTGCGCCACCTTGTGTCGACTGCCAGAGCAGAGCGTGCAGGCTGGGCGCAATAAAGTTGATGACGCGATTGATTGGATACGGCAGCACTATCAATCCGACTTAACCATCAACATTTTAGCCAGAGCCGTGGGTTTGAATGAGTGTTATTTGAAAAAACAGTTTAAAGAAACCACCGGCCTCACCATCGGCCAATACGTTCGCGACCTGCGCATGCAGCAGGCCATGGACATGCTCTTGCATCAGGGGCGAAGCCTAAAAGAAACCGCTTATTATGTCGGCTATCGAGATGCCAGACATTTTGCCAAAGTGTTTACCGAAACCTTTGGCCTACGGCCTAATGAGGTGGTTGACGCTTGA
- a CDS encoding LysR substrate-binding domain-containing protein, with protein MNSLPSLYALKAFVTAAQTLSFSAAAIQLFLTQSAVSHHVKNLEHHFGQKLFLRRGSRLTLTPFGATLYQDLAPLYAGIAAACLKHAPTAQSFKLKAANTIALHWLIEPLNRFNQQPDTPQIVLHSPFMQHDHVNFQQEPFDAALLCLTELSADWHAVHLFDERLTPICTPAFWDGLANTQTLAEHALLHASSDHADWLLWQRTHPQIFRIDQPRTGKVFETLGLAMSAAAQGLGMALADLAFIQPLLASGQIIAPVAASMPTGSAYYLVWPKSHPQQALWQAFAKALQQAAPKAYQ; from the coding sequence ATGAACAGCCTGCCCTCTCTGTACGCTCTTAAAGCCTTTGTGACGGCAGCGCAAACGCTGTCTTTTTCTGCGGCGGCCATCCAGCTGTTCCTCACCCAAAGCGCCGTCAGCCACCACGTTAAAAACCTAGAACATCATTTCGGGCAAAAGCTGTTTCTGCGTCGCGGCAGCCGCTTAACCCTTACCCCTTTTGGCGCTACGCTCTATCAAGACTTAGCGCCGCTGTATGCAGGCATTGCCGCTGCCTGCCTCAAGCACGCGCCTACGGCGCAGTCGTTTAAGCTCAAGGCCGCCAACACCATCGCCCTACACTGGCTAATCGAACCGCTCAACCGTTTTAATCAGCAGCCAGACACGCCTCAGATCGTGCTGCATAGCCCGTTCATGCAGCACGACCACGTTAATTTTCAGCAAGAGCCTTTTGATGCCGCTCTGCTGTGCTTGACCGAGCTATCGGCCGACTGGCACGCCGTGCATTTATTTGATGAGCGGCTGACGCCGATTTGCACCCCTGCTTTTTGGGACGGACTAGCCAACACCCAGACCCTAGCCGAACACGCCCTGCTGCACGCCAGCAGCGACCATGCCGATTGGCTGCTGTGGCAGCGCACCCATCCCCAGATATTCCGCATCGACCAGCCACGCACGGGCAAAGTCTTTGAGACTTTAGGCCTCGCCATGTCGGCCGCCGCCCAAGGCTTGGGCATGGCCTTGGCCGATCTGGCCTTCATTCAACCCTTATTGGCCAGCGGCCAAATCATTGCGCCGGTGGCGGCCAGCATGCCGACCGGCAGCGCCTATTATTTAGTCTGGCCCAAAAGCCATCCACAGCAGGCTTTATGGCAAGCGTTTGCGAAGGCATTACAGCAGGCTGCGCCTAAGGCTTATCAATAG
- a CDS encoding LysE family translocator, giving the protein MSFLLWSQFVLAISLLIVSPGPSATLVIQYSKQPHSVYLAAILGGNLASMVLLVLAAVGLSLIQHEGVLLILQLLGTLYLLYLGFSMLRSHTLMRRGRAEDTAKEAWIKGLLVGISNPKDIIFFASFLSIFLPDNGQGWLSALLILLATWTVVDWLVMLGYAALFRRQQWLNATGLNRVCGLVLCVLALLLCWNVVQGVSGLI; this is encoded by the coding sequence ATGAGTTTTTTATTATGGAGCCAATTTGTATTGGCGATCAGCCTCTTAATCGTTAGCCCTGGCCCATCGGCGACGCTGGTCATTCAATACAGCAAGCAGCCGCACAGCGTCTACCTCGCCGCCATCTTAGGCGGCAATCTTGCCTCTATGGTGTTGCTGGTGTTGGCCGCCGTAGGGCTGAGCCTGATACAGCACGAAGGCGTCTTGCTGATCCTACAGCTATTGGGCACTTTATATCTCTTATATCTAGGCTTTTCTATGCTGCGCTCGCACACGCTGATGCGCCGTGGTCGCGCCGAAGACACAGCCAAAGAGGCCTGGATAAAAGGCTTGCTGGTGGGCATCAGCAACCCCAAAGACATCATCTTTTTTGCGTCGTTTTTAAGTATTTTCTTGCCCGACAACGGCCAAGGCTGGCTAAGCGCGCTGTTAATCCTCTTGGCCACCTGGACCGTGGTGGACTGGCTGGTTATGCTTGGCTATGCGGCTCTGTTTCGGCGCCAGCAGTGGCTAAACGCCACGGGTTTAAATCGAGTATGTGGCTTAGTCCTGTGCGTCTTGGCTCTGCTGCTGTGCTGGAACGTGGTGCAGGGCGTGAGTGGCCTAATTTAG
- a CDS encoding DUF1120 domain-containing protein has translation MKKSLLALAILFIGSLSVNAYAAGAPNSELIVSGSLKVPTCTITPAADGVYDIGKQSATLVKPAAETQLATISQNWLVQCDADTYLVFTPIDNRADSSSKAGFTYFGLGHVNGEGKIGYFSAAITNGQVDGVSSKVFVTSIGAIGGAATANLASDARTGWSDGKQLQSGKLFSGDIVVSPVLGSTATMNGPVTEDTDIDGSLTLSFGFGI, from the coding sequence ATGAAAAAATCTTTATTGGCGCTTGCAATATTGTTTATAGGATCGTTATCCGTTAATGCTTACGCGGCAGGAGCCCCTAATAGTGAACTGATCGTTTCTGGTTCTTTGAAAGTGCCTACCTGTACGATCACCCCTGCCGCAGACGGTGTATATGATATAGGCAAGCAATCTGCTACTTTGGTTAAACCAGCTGCGGAAACCCAATTAGCTACCATATCGCAAAATTGGTTGGTTCAGTGTGATGCCGATACTTATTTGGTGTTTACACCAATTGACAATCGGGCTGATAGTTCAAGCAAAGCTGGTTTCACATACTTTGGTTTGGGCCATGTGAATGGTGAGGGGAAAATAGGCTACTTTTCTGCGGCCATCACTAATGGTCAAGTAGATGGAGTATCTAGTAAAGTGTTTGTTACTTCTATTGGTGCGATTGGTGGTGCAGCAACTGCCAACCTTGCAAGTGATGCACGGACAGGTTGGTCTGATGGTAAACAATTACAAAGCGGTAAGCTATTCTCAGGTGACATCGTTGTATCCCCTGTGTTGGGCAGTACCGCAACCATGAATGGTCCAGTAACTGAAGACACCGACATTGACGGTTCTTTGACCCTGAGCTTCGGCTTCGGCATCTAA
- a CDS encoding integrase core domain-containing protein has product MRTVKEQCLWLHNFESLSAVRLALGRWLQLYNHERPHQALKMKIPPKVYALAA; this is encoded by the coding sequence ATTAGAACGGTCAAAGAGCAATGCTTATGGTTACATAACTTTGAATCACTCAGTGCCGTTAGGCTAGCTCTGGGTCGCTGGTTGCAACTCTATAATCATGAGCGGCCGCATCAAGCTTTAAAGATGAAAATCCCTCCTAAAGTGTATGCCTTAGCTGCTTAA
- a CDS encoding integrase core domain-containing protein, with the protein MNPYLFSDITEIQNFAMTWLWFYNHARPHTANGGKPPLMVN; encoded by the coding sequence TTGAATCCATATTTGTTTAGCGATATAACAGAAATACAAAACTTTGCCATGACATGGTTATGGTTTTATAATCATGCACGACCACACACGGCCAACGGCGGTAAACCGCCACTGATGGTCAATTAA
- a CDS encoding lytic transglycosylase domain-containing protein — translation MTLQAATGGFSHAVQQQTRPAATTVNFNALASQCAKGVHPETMQAIVRVESKFNPYAIGVVAGALKRQPRTHAEAVAAANMLHAQKRNFSMGLAQINRHNLKHYGLTYETVFDPCKNLNAGAKILAECFSRAEGGKATQSALQKAFSCYYSGNFRFGFTQDFKGQPSYVQKVLNSAALNSPTASVKVPAVNSSQTMIKPVAYQAPKKKAAPKPQPSQTVTAQPAQAMIVDQQPASEPPKKAANSWDVFAQF, via the coding sequence ATGACCTTACAAGCCGCCACAGGCGGTTTCTCTCATGCTGTTCAGCAACAAACTAGGCCAGCGGCTACAACGGTTAACTTCAATGCGCTGGCCAGTCAGTGTGCTAAAGGTGTTCATCCTGAAACTATGCAGGCCATTGTTCGGGTCGAAAGCAAGTTTAATCCCTACGCTATTGGGGTTGTCGCCGGTGCATTGAAGCGCCAGCCTCGTACTCACGCTGAAGCGGTCGCCGCAGCCAATATGTTGCATGCTCAAAAGCGTAACTTCAGCATGGGGCTGGCTCAGATTAACCGGCACAACTTGAAGCATTACGGTCTTACTTATGAAACGGTTTTTGATCCCTGTAAGAATCTTAATGCAGGGGCCAAGATTTTGGCCGAGTGCTTTAGTCGGGCAGAAGGCGGTAAGGCTACCCAGTCAGCCTTACAAAAGGCCTTTAGCTGCTACTACAGCGGTAACTTTCGCTTCGGCTTTACCCAAGACTTTAAAGGCCAACCTTCTTATGTTCAGAAAGTATTAAACAGTGCCGCCCTTAATAGTCCGACAGCTTCCGTTAAAGTGCCTGCGGTGAATTCTAGTCAAACGATGATTAAACCAGTGGCCTATCAGGCACCGAAAAAGAAAGCAGCTCCTAAACCACAACCAAGTCAAACAGTGACGGCTCAGCCAGCTCAAGCCATGATTGTGGATCAACAGCCTGCCAGTGAGCCACCTAAAAAGGCGGCGAACAGTTGGGATGTGTTTGCCCAGTTTTAA
- a CDS encoding TrbC/VirB2 family protein, which yields MNVQKTLSKSALSGQFLIMALGLLVSQAAMAAGFEGEATSMMTNIRTGIYAIVGVAATIGLVWQFAQGWMGRKSWGEIFETCGWIVGAGAGIALATWLFTKGGGMSF from the coding sequence ATGAACGTTCAAAAAACACTATCTAAGTCTGCTCTATCTGGTCAGTTTTTGATCATGGCATTGGGTTTGTTGGTTTCTCAAGCTGCGATGGCCGCAGGCTTTGAGGGTGAAGCCACTTCCATGATGACCAATATTCGTACTGGTATTTATGCGATTGTCGGTGTGGCTGCAACGATTGGTCTCGTCTGGCAGTTTGCCCAAGGCTGGATGGGGCGTAAGAGCTGGGGCGAAATCTTTGAAACCTGTGGTTGGATTGTGGGTGCCGGTGCTGGTATTGCCTTAGCAACCTGGCTATTCACTAAAGGTGGTGGCATGTCGTTCTAA
- a CDS encoding VirB3 family type IV secretion system protein encodes MKEKEDINTEQPTYNALGRSAMFFGVPILALAVCGFVGVLGTLLAMPFLEGRALFILLLPIPFILFLRTISATDDSAFRIVSLELKWFLRKANGKLFNGTNTVLATKYGRQRSDYQRFFEQGPEGSASSIRLSAENLPTRHK; translated from the coding sequence ATGAAAGAGAAGGAAGACATCAATACTGAGCAACCCACCTATAACGCTTTAGGCCGTTCGGCCATGTTTTTTGGTGTGCCGATCTTAGCTTTAGCGGTCTGTGGGTTTGTCGGTGTTCTGGGTACGTTGTTGGCCATGCCCTTCCTGGAGGGAAGGGCATTGTTCATCCTCTTACTCCCCATCCCCTTTATTTTGTTCTTACGAACGATTTCAGCAACGGACGACAGTGCTTTTCGCATTGTGTCTTTAGAGCTGAAATGGTTCTTGCGTAAGGCGAATGGGAAATTGTTTAACGGTACTAATACGGTCTTGGCGACCAAGTATGGGAGACAGCGAAGTGATTATCAGCGATTTTTTGAGCAAGGCCCTGAAGGGTCAGCCAGCTCAATCAGACTTTCTGCCGAAAATCTGCCAACACGTCACAAGTAA